The genomic stretch CCCTGCTCCCCTACGCCTCCCGTCCCGGCGCCTGAACGACCGCACTGCCCGGGTCTCTCGGCACGGGCGGCCTGGGCCTGCCGGATGCCCGCAGGCGTTCGGCAGGCCTGGCCGACGATCAACGGGGCGTTCAGTGGTCGTCCCAGTGCCCTTCGTGGGAGGCGTGGCGGTGCCCGTCGTGGACATAGTCGACGTGATCGGCATGCGGAACGGCCACATGCCCACAGCCGGGCCCGTGCTCGTGGGCGTGCTCGGTGTGCTGGCCGTGTTCGGCGGCGACTGTCATGTCCAGGCTCCTTACCGATTCTTCACTGAAGGTCAGTTATCGGTCTGTTGCTGACATAATTAACGCTATGCCGAAACTCGCGCCGGCTGCCGGCGTTCAGGGTGTCTGCACGCCGGTCGGCGGGAGCGCCACGCCAAGGACGGCCGTCGCCATCGACGTGAGCGCCCGGTTGACGGTGGTGAGCCCGATTCCCTCCCCTGCTCGTGCGGCTCGGCATGGACATGCTGGGCCGAGATCGTCTTACAGGATCGTGGTCCACCGCACAATGCTCAGCGGAGGACAAATCCCAAGGCCTTCTGCCCGACTTTCGACGCGGCCGGCCGCGCGCCTCACTCCCACGCGGGGTCCTCTGCCAGCTTCTCGGCGATCCGGTCGTGGAAGCTCTTGCGTGCGAGGACGTGCTCGATGTCGGCGACCACCCGGCTGAGCGGGTAGGGGATCTCGCCCTCGATCTCGGCAATGGCGGCCTCGGTGGCCCGCCATTCCGCCGCCAGACGGCCGACGACGCCGCGGGCCTTGTCCGTGAGCGTCACCTTCTTGCTGCGCGCGTCGTCGCCCGGCACGGTCCGGACCCAGCCGCCCGCCCGCATCGCCGCCACCTTCTGGCTGAGTGCCGAATGCGTCCGGCCGACCGACTCGGCCAGCTCGGAGATGGTCATCGGCCCGTGGGCGTGGAGCCGGAGCAGCTCCATCACGAAGCTCGGCTTGAGTCCCTTGATGCGCTTGTCGGAGTAGACGCGGGCGATGTCCGCGTCCATCGACGCCTGAAGCAGCCGCAGAGGCCGCCAGAGGCTCTCATGGGTGGGATCAGGTGCATGGGGATCGACCATGAGCCCATTGTAACAGCACTAATATAAGTGCTGTTACGATGAGACGTTTTCCCCGCTTCTGATCTACCTGACTATTGTGATCTCCATCTGTCGGAGGGGGACACAGTTGATGGCTACGGGCGGCGGGTCCGAGGCGTCTCTGGGGAGCCGGTACGTGCTCTTGGACGAGATCGGCGCCGGCGCGATGGGGACCGTCTGGCGGGCACGGCAGCGCGACACCGGGGACACCGTGGCGGTGAAGCTGCTGCGTGAGAGCTTCGCCGGCGACCAGGACCTGGTGCTGCGGTTCGTGCAGGAACGCAACATGATGCGGACCCTCCGGCATCCCAACATCGTCACGGTGCGCGACTTCGTCATCGAGGGAGAGCGCCTCGCTCTCGTGATGGATCTGGTTGAGGGCGGAGATCTCCGTACCCTGCTCCAGCAGCGCGGCACACTGCCCCCGGCGGAGATGGCCCGGCTGATGGCCCAGGTCGCCGACGCGCTGGCGTTCGCGCATGAAGTGGGCATCGTGCACCGTGACATCAAGCCGGGGAACGTCCTCATCGACGGGGCCACGGGGCAGGTACGCCTGACGGATTTCGGCGTGGCCCGCATCGTCCACGGTCCGGGTCTCACCCAGACCACCTCGATCATCGGCACGCCCGCGTACCTGTCTCCCGAGGTGGCCGAAGGCAGTGCCCCCACCCCGGCGGTGGACGTGTACGCCCTCGGCCTGATCGTGTACGAGCTGCTCGCCGGACGCCCGCCCTTCGTCGGCGACCACCCGATGGCCCTGCTCCGGCAGCATGCGACGGCCATGCCCCGGCGGCTGCCGGGAATGCCTGACGCCTTGTGGTCGGTCATCTCGGCCTGCGCGGCGAAGGATCCGGCCGGACGCCCCGGTGCCCGGGAGGTGGCGGCGGCGCTGAGCGGGGCGGCGGCGTCTCTGGCCGGATGGCCCGCCCTGCCTCGAGTCCCCAGAGAAGAAGCTCCGTCCGTAACCTCCGAGGCCCTCCCTTCGACGGTCCCGCCTGCCCCTGGCGATCCTCAGGTTGCTGGAACGGACGGCCTCACCACCGCACCCCCGGCTTCCGCCGCCGGCCACGGCACCGTGACCTCGACCCGGCGCGGGCGAGCCCGGCAGCGCCTGGTCATCGTCGCGACCACCTGCACGGCGCTGGTGCTCAGCGCGGCGGCCGTGGCCGTCGTGGCACCGTGGCGGGCCACGGACGCGGGGGTCGCACCCGTCGCGGCCGGCGCCTCAACGCAATCGACCGAGGAGCCGGCCGCCACAGCCGAAACCCCATCGACCGAAGTGGCAAGCTCCCCGGTACGTTCACCGAGAGTGCGGACGGAGCGGAAGCGCGCCCCCGAGACGACCGTTTCTGAACCGGCCACCCCACCCAGCTCGACCGAACCTGAGACGCGGCGCGTCCGGACTCCCCAGCCGAATCAATCGACGCCCGGCACGGCCGATCCTACGGACGACGACCGCCCGGCCGAGCCCCCGGAGCGGGACCCGGCGCCGAACTGGCGATGCCGTGAGTGGGCCTCCGCGGGCACCGGCAGCGGCACGGAGATGGCGCCCTGCATGGCCCTGGTCGGCGACACCTTCTACCTGCTGGGGAAGATCAGGGGATCGAGCTCGGTACGGTCGGACATCCACGTCCAGTTGTACAACAGCGACGCGGAAAAGAACCTCTCCCAGCCCTTCATCTGCGCGAACGTCTCCCCGTCGACCGCGGGTGAGGTTGTCACGTGCGGCCCCTTCAAGGCCACCACTCCGCGTGTCGGAGCCAAGATCGACGTGCGCCAGCGCTGGAGGAAAACGGGCACGGCCAATTTCGGCGGCGGCGTGGAGAGCCCCTGGGTTCTCTGGTAGCCGCGGGCCGAGACCATGGGAGCGGCCGTCGCGCTCACCGACGCGACGGCCGTGGGAGTGCTCGCCCCTTCCCCTGTGATCGCGGACCGAACCGCCCACCGCTGGTGGAGCGGCGCCTGCACCGCCGCGACCAAGCCGACCAGCATCCCCAAGGCGCACAGGAGGCCTAACAACCGTCGCCTTGCCATCGCCAGACCTCCAGCGCTAAGAGGCGGCCATGGCCGGGAGCCGCCATGTTACGGACGACTGTCCGCCTTCGATGGATGCCCCGCACCACGAGGCTCTTGACAGCGATCGCGTCGCGCATTCATTCTGAGTCCACTTACGCGACCGTTGTACGGACGATTGTCCGTTGAAGCTGTCTCCGCACATAGGAGCACCAGATGAGCAGCACCGCCGAGCGTCCCCAAGGCGGCACCTCCCCCGCGAGTTCCCAGCAGTTGACGAAAGCCTCCGTCGCGATCGGCTTCGCGGTCCTCTGCGCCTCGTACATGCTCAATGCGATGGACCGGCAGATCTTCTATCCCCTCTTGCCGGAGATCAGGGCCGAGCTCGGCTTCTCCCTTGACCAAGGTGGGCTGCTGGCCACCGGCTTCACCCTGGGACTCGCGCTCGCCGGGCCTCCGGCCGGCTATCTGGCCGACCGGCTTTCACGCAAGGCCATCATCCTCGTCAGCGTGCTCGTCTACTCCCTCGGCACGCTCGCCATCCCGCTGTCCGTGGGCTTCGCCGACATGAGCGCCTACCGTCTGCTGTCCGGTGTCGGCGAGGGCGTCCAGGCCACCGCGCTGTACGCGGTGATCGGGGCGTTCTTCTTCCACCGCCGCGCGCTGGCCGCCGGGGTCGTGGGGGTTGCCTTCGGCCTGGGCGTCTTCCTCGGCCCGCTGATCGGCACCGGCATCGCCGAGAGCTGGGGAACCTGGCGTGCGCCGTTCTTCCTGTTCGCCGCCGCCGGTCTCGTCATGAGCTTGATCATCGCCGCCACGGTGTCGCGCACGATGACTGAGGCGGTCACGGGCGCCGGCACCGAGCCCGGCGCCGCGTCCTACGACCACGTGCCGGCATCCCCTTACAACCGCAACACCCTCGGCGTGGGCATCGCCTGCGCCGTGTCCGGCCTGGTCTTCTACGGCTACCTCGGCCTCTATCCGACCTTCCTGCGCGAGGGGCTCGGTTTCGCCCCCGACCAGGCGGCCTTCGCCGTGTCCATGGGCGGCCTGGGCGCCATGATGGCCCTGCCGGCCGGCTGGCTGGGCGACCGGCTCAACCAGCCCCGCCTCCTGATGTTCGCCATGGCCGCCACCTCGGTCACCGCGTACCTGATGTACCAGGTCACCACCTCGGTCCCGGCGCAGTACCTGCTGTCCTTCCTGATGGGCACGTTCGCCAGCGGCTTCCTGTTCACCAACTGCTCCACCGCGATGCAGCGCGCCGTCCGCCCGCACCACGTCGGCCGCGGCGCCGGCCTGTTCATCCTCACCTACTACGTCGCCGCCGCCTTCTCCGGGCTGCTGTTCGCCCGCCTGGTAGGCGCCGTGGGCTGGGGCGGCGCCGGCCTCTGGCAGCTCACCCTCCTTCCCGTGCTCGGCATCGCGGGCCTCCTCCTGGTCGACCCGGCGAGGATGGTCCTCCAGCGAACGCCCAGGTGATCGCCGGGACAGTGGGGCGGCACTCCCGCCGTATAGTCGAATTCATGAGCACCAACGGGACGCACTCGCCGGCGGCCGAGCATGCCGAGGGAGATTTCGGCTGGTCCCTTGGCGTGCTGTTGCGGGCGCTCCACGGCTCGCTGGAGTCGGTGCTGGGCGATCTGCCGCACGGTCCGCGTGGTTATCAGACGTTGTCCACCGTGGTCCACGGTGATCAGCCGAGCCAGCTGGCGCTGGCGGCGCATCTGGGCATCGACCGGACCGTGCTGACCTACCTCATCGACGATCTGGTCGAGGCGGGCCTGGTGGAGCGCCGGCTCAACCCGGCCGACCGGCGGCAGCGCAAGATCGTCGCCACCGACCAGGGGACCGCCACCCTGCGCGAGCTCGAGCGGCGCGTGCGGATGGTCGAAGACGGCGTTCTGGAGGCGCTGGACCCGGACGAGCGCGAGATGTTCAGGAAGCTGCTCCGGCGGGCGGCCTGCGGCGCGCGCACCGTCGAGCCGGACACCGATCCCTGCGTCGTGGTCGAAGAGGTGCTCGGCACCGGACCCGGTTCCCCTCGCACGTAGCAGCCCGCCTTCATCCCTCATCGCGGCCTCTGGCGCTTCGGCGTCGGAGGCCGCTGTCGTGCTGCCCCGGCTTGGAATAGCCGAGGCAAATCTGCGGTTTGGCAACACGTATTCTCCACATACAGTTTGTTCCGCCACACATCTGTGCGGCAGATCGATGAAAGGGGTCAGGGGACTCATGGCTGACTACGGCCACGACCTGTTGTTCGGGTCGTTCATCACCCCTGTCAACACCGCTCCCGAGCAGGTGCTGGACTTGGCGCAGGCCTCCGAGGAGGCGGGACTGGACCTGGCGACCTTCCAGGACCATCCCTACCAATCGGGCTTCTTGGACACCTGGACGCTGCTGAGCTACGTCGCGGCCCGCACCGAGCGGATCCGCGTCACGGGCAATGTGATCAACCTTCCGCTACGGCCGCCGGCTGTGCTGGCCCGCGCGGCGGCCAGCCTGGACCTGCTCAGCGGCGGCCGCTTCGAGCTCGGCCTGGGCGCCGGGGGGTTCTGGGACGCCATCGAGGCCATGGGCGGGCGCCGGCTGAGCCCCGGCGAGTCCGTTCAGGCGCTCGATGAGGCGATCGACATCATCCGCGGTGTCTGGGACGCCGGCAACAAGACACGCCTGCGCGTGGACGGCACGTACTACCAGGTCGCGGGCGCCAAGCGCGGCCCCGCCCCGGCGCACGACATCGGGATCTGGCTGGGCGCCTACAAGCCGCGGATGTTGCGGCTGATCGGCCGCAAGGCCGACGGCTGGCTGCCGTCGCTGCCGTACATGCAGAGCCTGGACCAGCTCGCCGAGGCGAACGCGACCATCGACGCCGCCGCCGTCGAGGCCGGCCGCGATCCCGCCGCCATCCGCCGGCTGCTCAACATCGGCGGGCAGTTCGGCCCGCCCAGCGACCGGCTGCTGTCGGGCCCGCCCGAGCAGTGGGCCGAGCAACTCGCCCTGCTGACCCGGCAGTTCGGATTCTCCGGCTACATCCTCATGGGCGACGACCCGGCGACCCTGGAGATCTTCGGCCGGCAGGTCGCGCCGGCCACCCGCGAACTGGTGGCGGCGGCCCGCCAGGCGAAGGCAGAGGTCTGAGCATGGACTACAGCCAACCCCTGCGGTTCGGCGCCCTGATCGACACGACGGCACTCCCTCGCCGGGCCTCCTCGCCGCAGGAGGCCGTCGCCCACGCCACGCTGAGCGAGGAACTCGGCCTGGACCTGGTCGCCTTCGACGGCCGCCACGACGAAGCCGCGCTCGACGTGTGGACGGTGATGAGCTGGGTCGCCGCGCGTACGCGCACGATCGGCATCACCGGCCTGCTCGATGCCGGAGCACGGCCCCCCGCGGTGCTGGGCCGCTCGGCCGCCGGTTTGGACCTGCTGGCCTCCGGCCGGTTCGCCCTGGCGCTGAGCGGGTCGGGCCGCTGGGAGGCACGCCAGGCGGAAGGGTCCGTGCAGTTGCCTCCCGCGCAGGC from Nonomuraea polychroma encodes the following:
- a CDS encoding MarR family winged helix-turn-helix transcriptional regulator, with translation MVDPHAPDPTHESLWRPLRLLQASMDADIARVYSDKRIKGLKPSFVMELLRLHAHGPMTISELAESVGRTHSALSQKVAAMRAGGWVRTVPGDDARSKKVTLTDKARGVVGRLAAEWRATEAAIAEIEGEIPYPLSRVVADIEHVLARKSFHDRIAEKLAEDPAWE
- a CDS encoding serine/threonine-protein kinase, which gives rise to MLLDEIGAGAMGTVWRARQRDTGDTVAVKLLRESFAGDQDLVLRFVQERNMMRTLRHPNIVTVRDFVIEGERLALVMDLVEGGDLRTLLQQRGTLPPAEMARLMAQVADALAFAHEVGIVHRDIKPGNVLIDGATGQVRLTDFGVARIVHGPGLTQTTSIIGTPAYLSPEVAEGSAPTPAVDVYALGLIVYELLAGRPPFVGDHPMALLRQHATAMPRRLPGMPDALWSVISACAAKDPAGRPGAREVAAALSGAAASLAGWPALPRVPREEAPSVTSEALPSTVPPAPGDPQVAGTDGLTTAPPASAAGHGTVTSTRRGRARQRLVIVATTCTALVLSAAAVAVVAPWRATDAGVAPVAAGASTQSTEEPAATAETPSTEVASSPVRSPRVRTERKRAPETTVSEPATPPSSTEPETRRVRTPQPNQSTPGTADPTDDDRPAEPPERDPAPNWRCREWASAGTGSGTEMAPCMALVGDTFYLLGKIRGSSSVRSDIHVQLYNSDAEKNLSQPFICANVSPSTAGEVVTCGPFKATTPRVGAKIDVRQRWRKTGTANFGGGVESPWVLW
- a CDS encoding MarR family winged helix-turn-helix transcriptional regulator, coding for MSTNGTHSPAAEHAEGDFGWSLGVLLRALHGSLESVLGDLPHGPRGYQTLSTVVHGDQPSQLALAAHLGIDRTVLTYLIDDLVEAGLVERRLNPADRRQRKIVATDQGTATLRELERRVRMVEDGVLEALDPDEREMFRKLLRRAACGARTVEPDTDPCVVVEEVLGTGPGSPRT
- a CDS encoding MFS transporter; the protein is MSSTAERPQGGTSPASSQQLTKASVAIGFAVLCASYMLNAMDRQIFYPLLPEIRAELGFSLDQGGLLATGFTLGLALAGPPAGYLADRLSRKAIILVSVLVYSLGTLAIPLSVGFADMSAYRLLSGVGEGVQATALYAVIGAFFFHRRALAAGVVGVAFGLGVFLGPLIGTGIAESWGTWRAPFFLFAAAGLVMSLIIAATVSRTMTEAVTGAGTEPGAASYDHVPASPYNRNTLGVGIACAVSGLVFYGYLGLYPTFLREGLGFAPDQAAFAVSMGGLGAMMALPAGWLGDRLNQPRLLMFAMAATSVTAYLMYQVTTSVPAQYLLSFLMGTFASGFLFTNCSTAMQRAVRPHHVGRGAGLFILTYYVAAAFSGLLFARLVGAVGWGGAGLWQLTLLPVLGIAGLLLVDPARMVLQRTPR